The Populus alba chromosome 6, ASM523922v2, whole genome shotgun sequence genomic interval AATGAATGGGGAAGTTCTCAATCTTCTACATGTTCATTCACCAATATGTAGTAAGGTGGCAAATTGTGGAGGTAATGCAAAGGAAGGTGGTTATTTTGAGAGAAGCGGCTTCACAATAGTAGGGACGCCGTACTGTGCCTCCATGGTCAAGTAGTTAGCTGGTGCATGCTTGTACTCCGGAGAGAGGACGAAAGAAAACCTTTGAAGCAATAACGAAAGCACCAATTTCACCTCCAGCATCGCGAAATTCTGACCAAGGCAAGTTCTCGGACCCATTCCGAAACCGAGGAAAGCATTTGGGTGTTTTGCAGCCTGAGATACTCCGTTCTTGAACCTTAATGGATTGAAATCGTTTGCATCCTCTCCCCAGTATTCTTTACTCCTATGCAGCTGCACCAGTTGAATTGTTATGAACACACCCTTTGGAATCAGGAAATCTCCTAGTTTCGTAGCTCTTGATGTCTCCCTGAGGGTTTCCAGTACAGGACAATACAGCCTCAAAGTCTCAAGAAGAACCATGTTCAGCTGCAAATTAAACGAAGCCCCCTTcatcagattttaaaaatatatatgctttgTTGGTGCACTTAAAAGAAGAATATTATTGTGTAGTTTACCAATTTTAACTTGGAAACCATATCTGCATCAGGAATTCCCATCCCGCATTCCGTCAGCACCTCTTCCCTCAGTCTTTCTTGCCATTCTTGATGCAAGCTCAACAAGAAAACGGTCCAAGTTAATAGTTTGGCAGTGGTCTCGTGGCCAGAAAAGAAGAATTGCTTGCACTCGTCTATGATTTCATCCATTGTCAACTTGAGACTCTTATTGGTAGTTTTTGAGGCTTCAACCAGTAAACCAAGCACATCATCGCCATAACATCCATCTAAATTTCCTCTAGCTTGGGCCGACTCTAGTCTCCCCTGTATTAAGCGTCTTAGTGAGTTGTTCACATTGTTTTCCATCTTCCACATTTGACGGTTTGATGGTGTAGGAAGAAATCTGGTCAAGAAAAATGAGCAATCACTAGGGTTTTGCACACACAAGAGCATCCCCTTGGAATCTTAGATGTATTAGAAGAGAGGAAGGTTACTGAGTGAAGAAATTACCGGCTGCCGGGGATGTAAAGGTCTGCCATGGTAGCAACGCAATGGTGTATAAGCTCGTCTTGTGCTTTAAAGACTTCTCCTCCTTCAACATAGTTACTCCCAAAGGCAGTATGAGTAATTACATCACAAGTGAGCTTTTTAAACTCTTCACTCATTTCTATCGTGATATGTTGATGGTCAGCTATACGAGCCCTATTTTTCCAATCGTCAATCATGTCTATGGTGCATGCTGCCATTCTCTTTGTCATAAGCTGGTAgactcaacaaattaaaataacaataggCATCAAAACTAACATATAATGTTAAGATCAGAGGTTCGATACCTTGAGCTTGTCCTTGGTGAAGGCAGGAGTGAGAATACTTCTGTGTCTAACCCAGTCTGGTCCATTCAACTGACCCACTCCATTCCCAGCGAATGATAATAATCTGTGGTCGAACTGTGGTTGCGCATAGGCACCGGACTTATCTGATAGTATCTGCTTGGCTAACTTAGGGTCTGCTATCCTTATTGCTGGTTGCACCCCACGCCAGAACAAAAATACCTCTCCTGTATACATCATAAACAAATGCCTCCATTTTCCATCACTTTTTATCAGTCATTAACAGCTCAGATACACACAGGTTTTATCCAAAAGACTTGACCCTTGTGGTGGGTACTGGCCTCCTCTTAatcttttatgtttctttagTTAATCGATCTGGGACAGATGTTTTAACACCCCCCCTTGCTCGCAATCCGTCTTTGAGGTTTGTCAAGTGGTGGCTACAGGTTATTTGCAGGGGGGGGGTTTGAGGCTCTGATATCGTATCGAATCAGATAGTTGAGTCTAGATTCTATGTGcaaatgaattatatatataaatgtatatGCACAGCTCCCACTGTTGAAACATTTAGAGATGAATAAAATTGATCCATATTCACGTAATTCTTCGAGTAATTATCAAAACTACAACAAATATATAGGTTTTGAAATGAAGAAACAGTGTTAAAATACCCAGCAGCATGCAAAACTGAGAACcagagaggaggaagaaatgaACTGACCATATTCAGCTGACCATCTATTATAGTGCGGCTGAACTCTTTGAGCGATGTCATGGCAGTTTGTATCGAGAATCACTCCATTCGCAGCTTTTAGCAGGGTCTTCATCTCAGGAAGAGTACCGTGGAGGATCGAGTAGGATGGCCCTTTGATTCCTTGCTTTTCAAAGCTTTTAGTCAAGGCATATGGCCTCCACAGGACAATCCAGCATAATTTCAAGATCTTTGCAACAAGAACCTGAACAGCCAAACCTGCTGCGAAGTAGCCCACGTAAGTGAAGACCATCATTATTCTTACAGGGAGAGGGTTCGGCTAGCTTGTGTGAGGGATTGGCTCAATGCTACAGTATATGGTCGGATTGTGTAGAGATTTATGCTGGTTATAGAGTGATGCATGgaaattccttttaatttacaCATGGAAAAACTCcctctttctatatatatatatatggaaaataaTTAATGGATTTTGTAGATTTGGATCATATGTATGGTTATCCTATTCCAAATGTCATTATCATTTTGAATTCCGATAACTTAGATTAGATTAGGTGAGAGAGATGAAGAATTAAGTTATTTCAGCTTTTTTCATACACTGAATCATGACTATTcgatttaaattcaataaattagatTGAATGAACATGAATActagaaaatttcaattaaatttttgttatacAAGTACTGATTTACTTGCTATATATGCAATCTAGAAACGATTCACTTGCTATTTATGCAATCTAGAAGATTGTgctagtaattttttatttttttacaagtctCTTAAATTTTTGTGTCCGTAAAgtcattcaaaattttttactaattattaTGAAATCATAGTCTATTTGGAAGTGtagttatggttattttttaaagtgttttttgtgccgaaatgtattaaaatgatattttttttattttttttaaaattatttttgaaatcagcatatcaaaatgatccaaaatataaaaaatattattttttagcaatttttttaaatttttttaaaaatataagttaactCGTGTTTTCAGATaaactaataatattatatacgAGGTTTAGTTGCCATGTCCACACAATACTATGGATATGATTCCAAGTTAATTTCAAACACAATAAAAGAAGACACAATGTTATGAATGCTATTTTGGCATCATTAAATTTGTTaactaaaaaatagaaaactatctatgtttaataaaatatattaactgataaattaaaaaaaattgttaacataATTAAAGAATACAATAGGAATCTAAAATTCCTAACAAGATATAAAAAACCAGATACAGATGTAAATATGTTACCTCGAGtaatctttttccttttatatgtttattatatttatcttgGATATTTATTATCGTTTCTAAGTACatgtaattttcatttttataaataaataacataaacgTAACAAATccatctaaaatttaatatacaaaaattaaagataaattaaaataatttaatataaaaaaaccccaaatatcatgaaaaaatagaaCGTACAGATATGAAATATAATGAAATGCATATGTATGCAATAAATGGTTGGGAATCCATTTACAAAGtctatttcaatatatatatataaatggttGGGAATCCTGAcaattttttaacttgttatTTGAGTAATAAAAAAGTGTTTAAAGTGTCTTCTCaactgaaaatatataaagagatcATTGAAATAAATGCTAGAAATTTGATCTTAagtgattattttaaatatcatttttttttgtcttatcgTTGTATATaagttttgataaataaaaaataaataagtaaataagtGAACTC includes:
- the LOC118028412 gene encoding cytochrome P450 709B2 gives rise to the protein MMVFTYVGYFAAGLAVQVLVAKILKLCWIVLWRPYALTKSFEKQGIKGPSYSILHGTLPEMKTLLKAANGVILDTNCHDIAQRVQPHYNRWSAEYGEVFLFWRGVQPAIRIADPKLAKQILSDKSGAYAQPQFDHRLLSFAGNGVGQLNGPDWVRHRSILTPAFTKDKLKLMTKRMAACTIDMIDDWKNRARIADHQHITIEMSEEFKKLTCDVITHTAFGSNYVEGGEVFKAQDELIHHCVATMADLYIPGSRFLPTPSNRQMWKMENNVNNSLRRLIQGRLESAQARGNLDGCYGDDVLGLLVEASKTTNKSLKLTMDEIIDECKQFFFSGHETTAKLLTWTVFLLSLHQEWQERLREEVLTECGMGIPDADMVSKLKLLNMVLLETLRLYCPVLETLRETSRATKLGDFLIPKGVFITIQLVQLHRSKEYWGEDANDFNPLRFKNGVSQAAKHPNAFLGFGMGPRTCLGQNFAMLEVKLVLSLLLQRFSFVLSPEYKHAPANYLTMEAQYGVPTIVKPLLSK